A region from the Lysobacter antibioticus genome encodes:
- the phaZ7 gene encoding extracellular native short-chain-length polyhydroxyalkanoate depolymerase PhaZ7 has protein sequence MLRTALKWVCLGPSDDGYDSTRASSMALSALLPTLAAASLLAPSSALALECGNNNGYTCLGTASQYAGGFSPGVGSGGFGGGDCIATRTPVVFVSGNGDSALSFDMPPAAVTGYATPAHSMYDELKARGYNDCELFGVTYLDADERGSPQYNYHQPAKYQILKTFIDKVKTYTGRSQVDIVTHSLGSSMSLAMLRYYGYQANVRRFINIGGGLRGLQTCLSTGYQSPYAPTCNAEAYVFPYDYYTFGLYPSSGVAYYGYNRWTGSGSNSLRAMPAMYSGIAFYTITAGLHDQVQCFTTSYSAGCSSGALFNAASNVKAQVDIGVGSTAYAYDWDWSDGSPYNAGGGDTSNGVGHFRSKTNAGRIVYNMLATTCTTGCANGYVGVNGPAVNR, from the coding sequence ATTCCACCCGCGCTTCGAGCATGGCCTTGTCGGCCTTGCTGCCGACGCTGGCCGCGGCTTCTCTGCTCGCCCCCTCCAGCGCGCTTGCGTTGGAGTGCGGCAACAACAACGGCTACACCTGTCTGGGCACGGCATCGCAATACGCGGGAGGATTCAGCCCCGGCGTGGGCAGCGGCGGCTTCGGCGGCGGCGACTGCATCGCCACGCGCACACCGGTGGTGTTCGTTTCCGGCAACGGCGACAGCGCACTGAGCTTCGACATGCCGCCGGCCGCAGTGACCGGCTACGCCACGCCGGCCCATTCGATGTACGACGAGCTCAAGGCGCGCGGCTACAACGACTGCGAGCTGTTCGGCGTGACCTATCTCGATGCCGACGAGCGCGGCTCGCCGCAGTACAACTATCACCAGCCGGCGAAGTACCAGATCCTCAAGACCTTCATCGACAAGGTCAAGACCTACACCGGCCGCAGCCAGGTCGACATCGTCACTCATTCCCTGGGCTCGTCGATGTCCTTGGCGATGCTGCGCTACTACGGCTATCAGGCCAACGTGCGCCGCTTCATCAACATCGGCGGCGGATTGCGCGGCTTGCAGACCTGCCTGAGCACCGGCTACCAATCGCCGTACGCGCCGACCTGCAACGCCGAGGCCTACGTTTTTCCGTACGACTACTACACCTTCGGCCTGTACCCGAGCAGTGGCGTCGCCTACTACGGCTATAACCGCTGGACCGGCAGCGGCAGCAACAGCCTGCGCGCCATGCCCGCGATGTACAGCGGCATCGCCTTCTACACCATCACCGCCGGCCTGCACGACCAGGTGCAATGCTTCACCACCAGCTACTCGGCCGGCTGCAGCAGCGGCGCCTTGTTCAATGCCGCCAGCAACGTCAAGGCGCAGGTGGACATCGGCGTGGGCAGCACCGCCTATGCCTACGATTGGGACTGGAGCGACGGCAGCCCCTACAACGCCGGCGGCGGCGACACCAGCAACGGCGTCGGCCACTTCCGCTCCAAGACCAACGCCGGCCGCATCGTCTACAACATGCTGGCGACGACCTGCACGACCGGCTGCGCGAACGGTTATGTCGGGGTGAACGGACCGGCGGTGAATCGTTAG